The Juglans microcarpa x Juglans regia isolate MS1-56 chromosome 2S, Jm3101_v1.0, whole genome shotgun sequence genome has a window encoding:
- the LOC121253627 gene encoding LOB domain-containing protein 25-like, with the protein MASSSYSNSPCAACKFLRRKCMPDCIFAPYFPPEEPQKFANVHKIFGASNVSKLLNEVLPHQREDAVNSLAYEAEARIKDPVYGCVGAISVLQRHVLRLQKELEATNADLMRYACNENMPAPTSQFGRRMGHGAGSYGQSSGLYYSSPWNNNQPSCEDSQERGGEGNNMQG; encoded by the coding sequence ATGGCCTCCTCTAGCTACTCCAACTCTCCGTGTGCTGCCTGCAAGTTTTTGAGGAGAAAATGCATGCCAGATTGCATTTTTGCACCATATTTTCCGCCTGAAGAGCCACAAAAATTTGCAAATGTTCACAAGATATTTGGCGCAAGCAATGTGAGTAAGCTCCTCAATGAAGTCCTTCCCCATCAAAGAGAGGATGCAGTCAACTCTCTGGCCTATGAAGCCGAGGCAAGGATAAAAGACCCGGTCTATGGCTGTGTTGGTGCCATCTCAGTCCTCCAAAGGCATGTCCTTCGGCTCCAGAAGGAGTTGGAGGCCACAAATGCAGACTTGATGCGGTATGCCTGCAACGAGAATATGCCTGCACCAACATCCCAGTTTGGAAGAAGGATGGGTCATGGAGCTGGTTCTTATGGTCAAAGTTCTGGTTTGTATTATTCTTCTCCATGGAATAATAATCAGCCCTCATGTGAGGATAGCcaagagagaggaggagaagggAATAATATGCAAGGTTAA